A region of Lycium barbarum isolate Lr01 chromosome 1, ASM1917538v2, whole genome shotgun sequence DNA encodes the following proteins:
- the LOC132615617 gene encoding uncharacterized protein LOC132615617, whose protein sequence is MRGVMPKVDWRRMVCNNQGSPKWLFILYIAVSGKILTRTRLAKWGTVTDVKCFLCDREDKDIDHLLFGCIFSSSIWEKILQWHGIKRRAMTWQQEVQWAISHAKGRSGAVEVYKIVLACSVYHIWQEWNWRIFHKRTRGPAEITRLIIQEVHGRGSKQVASQKDEANEDAKRTDGSKINTCEECGVNFQKPANLKQHCCCSA, encoded by the exons ATGAGAGGGGTGATGCCTAAGGTTGACTGGAGGAGAATGGTTTGCAATAATCAAGGATCACCTAAGTGGTTGTTTATACTATATATAGCTGTATCCGGTAAGATCCTCACTAGAACAAGATTGGCCAAATGGGGCACTGTTACTGATGTAAAATGCTTCTTATGTGACAGAGAGGATAAGGATATAGACCATTTGTTGTTTGGTTGCATTTTTTCCAGTAGTATCTGGGAGAAAATACTGCAATGGCACGGAATTAAGAGAAGAGCAATGACCTGGCAGCAGGAAGTTCAATGGGCAATAAGTCATGCCAAGGGCAGAAGTGGAGCAGTTGAAGTGTACAAAATTGTGTTGGCTTGTAGTGTTTATCATATATGGCAGGAATGGAATTGGAGGATATTTCATAAGAGGACTAGAGGACCAGCTGAGATTACTAGATTAATCATTCAAGAAGTTCATGGTAGAGGAAGCAAACAAGTTGCAAG CCAGAAAGATGAAGCAAATGAAGATGCAAAGAGAACAGATGGCTCAAAAATTAATACTTGTGAAGAATGTGGTGTGAACTTTCAGAAGCCTGCCAATTTGAAGCAGCATTGTTGCTGTAGTGCTTAA